From one Excalfactoria chinensis isolate bCotChi1 chromosome 9, bCotChi1.hap2, whole genome shotgun sequence genomic stretch:
- the SELENOT gene encoding thioredoxin reductase-like selenoprotein T has translation MRAVGLRLRLVLLLGMLLLGGPGGSAEQGGLPAKKLRMAYATGPLLKFQICVSUGYRRVFEEYMRVISQRYPDIRIEGENYLPQPIYRHIASFLSVFKLVLIGLIIVGKDPFAFFGMQAPSIWQWGQENKVYACMMVFFLSNMIENQCMSTGAFEITLNDVPVWSKLESGHLPSMQQLVQILDNEMKLNVHMESMPHHRS, from the exons ATGCGGGCGGTCGGGCTGCGGCTGCGGCTCGTGCTGCTGCTcgggatgctgctgctgggcgGCCCGGGCGGCTCGGCGGAGCAGGGCGGGCTGCCGGCCAAGAAGCTGCGCATGGCCTACGCCACCGGGCCGCTGCTCAAGTTCCAGATCTG CGTCTCCTGAGGCTACCGGCGGGTGTTTGAGGAGTACATGCGGGTCATCAGCCAGCGGTACCCCGACATCCGCATCGAGGGGGAGAACTACCTGCCCCAGCCCATCTATAG GCACATAGCATCCTTCCTGTCTGTCTTCAAACTAGTATTAATAGGCTTAATAATTGTCGGCAAGGatccatttgctttctttggcATGCAAGCTCCAAGCATCTGGCAGTGGGGCCAAGAAAACAAG GTTTATGCTTGTATGATGGTTTTCTTCCTGAGCAACATGATTGAGAACCAGTGTATGTCAACGGGTGCATTTGAAATAACTTTGAATG ATGTTCCAGTGTGGTCTAAGCTAGAGTCTGGCCACCTTCCTTCCATGCAGCAGCTTGTACAAATTCTTGATAATGAAATGAAGCTCAATGTGCACATGGAGTCAATGCCTCACCATCGATCATAG